The following proteins are co-located in the Pyricularia oryzae 70-15 chromosome 1, whole genome shotgun sequence genome:
- a CDS encoding glycosyl hydrolase codes for MASAVDFHADLRVTSTAPPRTEAYIPASTIQVHASNLLLLPSGELLCAWFGGSMEGISDIYIWLSRLAPGAKEWTSPLQVSKDPGRSEQNPVLFLDERSGNLWCIYTAQEHGAQNKCLVRRRISSDLGKTWGEAEELFSDRGIFVRQPIVVLKDKNGPGKDVWVLPVFHCRAEEGVEWVGNDDVSAVRYSEDSGKTWKESMVPESRGAVHMNIRPDPSNPGKFVGVYRSRWADNIYLSRSDDCINWTKPEPTELPNPNSGICLGVLPKSGKLAMVYNDSRATPDMVQRTGLYDDIETDGPKLKKQAVIGDKAAIWGTPRSRMTLALSSDGGRTWPEKRLLEEGDGFCLTNNSKEKLNRELSYPSIFVADDETMHIAFTFWRQRIKYVKVTADWLKG; via the coding sequence ATGGCCTCCGCTGTCGACTTCCACGCGGACCTCCGCGTCACCAGCACGGCGCCACCGCGTACAGAGGCCTACATCCCCGCCTCGACCATCCAAGTCCACGCATCAaacctcctcctcctgccgTCGGGCGAGCTGTTATGCGCCTGGTTCGGCGGCTCCATGGAGGGCATCTCAGACATCTACATCTGGCTCTCGCGCCTCGCGCCGGGCGCCAAGGAGTGGACCAGTCCTCTGCAGGTCTCCAAGGACCCGGGGCGCAGCGAGCAGAACCCGGTGCTCTTCCTCGACGAGAGGTCCGGCAACCTCTGGTGCATCTACACGGCGCAGGAGCACGGGGCCCAGAACAAGTGTCTCGTCAGGCGGCGCATATCCAGCGACCTCGGCAAGACCTGgggcgaggccgaggagctgtTCTCCGACCGCGGCATCTTTGTCCGGCAGCCCATCGTCGTCCTCAAGGACAAGAACGGCCCCGGCAAGGACGTCTGGGTCTTGCCCGTCTTCCACTGCCGCGCCGAGGAGGGCGTAGAGTGGGTGGGCAACGACGACGTGTCGGCCGTGCGGTACTCTGAAGACTCGGGCAAGACGTGGAAGGAGAGCATGGTCCCGGAGTCGCGCGGTGCCGTCCACATGAACATCCGCCCGGACCCGTCCAACCCTGGCAAGTTTGTCGGCGTGTACCGCAGCCGCTGGGCCGACAACATCTACCTGTCGCGGTCAGACGACTGCATCAACTGGACCAAGCCCGAGCCGACGGAGCTGCCCAACCCCAACTCGGGCATCTGCCTGGGCGTCCTGCCGAAATCCGGCAAGCTGGCCATGGTATACAACGACTCGCGAGCCACGCCCGACATGGTGCAGCGCACAGGACTGTACGACGACATCGAGACGGACGGACCCAAGCTCAAGAAGCAGGCCGTCATTGGCGACAAGGCCGCCATCTGGGGCACGCCGAGGAGCAGGATGACACTGGCGTTGTCGAGCGACGGTGGCCGCACGTGGCCCGAGAAGCGGTTGCTGGAGGAGGGCGATGGCTTCTGTCTCACAAACAACTCCAAGGAAAAGTTGAACAGGGAGCTGAGCTACCCGAGCATCTTTGTGGCGGATGATGAGACTATGCACATTGCCTTTACTTTCTGGAGGCAAAGGATCAAGTATGTCAAGGTTACAGCGGACTGGCTCAAGGGCTAG
- a CDS encoding H(+)/hexose cotransporter 1 codes for MGGGTSLWASPDWKSDPKEIFNRQLALVSVTVAFAGCAYGFDTGNIGGVLKLAAFRHAFGLDVLSEAERDTRSGNIAAMVAAGGAGGALLGAPASDYLGRKYAVLVSAGIFLLGCAFQEVADLGVFYAGRLFSGIAIGMTSMLAPQYLAEVAPKSIRGSLTTTYNLMIVTCLALAFWVNYGVSIWATNKLDNTGWRLALGIQMIPGAALFILTFFVLESPRALISRGKKDLGLKNITALRGLPAEHPYVAREYMEICAQVDAEQEYAVGNNYLVVAKDVITNASNRRRFFLAVMLFLFHKFTGTDSLNYFAPDIFNMIGVPSGSSSLLTTGVYGLVKMFTTLVYVTVIVDRVGRRLPLMVGATMQATAMLYLALYIRFAEGSGGISQGGSGGGTPAGGIVGIIWIYIYAFGWSFGHSVAPYVVAAEIFPPRIRSVCMGICLFVNWIVDYGITLATPTMMTQLGYGTFLIYAMLTYIGVVFVYFCLPELKGRSIESMDDLFQRSIWTMWRHAYPTEEEKVRHDVQDMIVQKEQQLAEEEDARKKQTEHIEAR; via the exons ATGGGAGGAGGCACTTCATTGTGGGCTTCCCCTGATTGGAAGAGTGACCCCAAGGAGATCTTCAACAGACAACTCGCCCTTGTCAGCGTCACTGTCGCATTTGCCGGCTGCGCTTATGGCTTTGATACTGGCAACATTGGCGGTGTTTTGAAGCTGGCCGCTTTCAGGCATGCTTTTGGCCTAGATGTACTGTCTGAAGCTGAGAGGGacacgaggt CCGGAAACATAGCAGCAATGGTAGCAGCAGGGGGTGCCGGTGGTGCCCTCCTCGGTGCACCGGCATCCGACTACCTCGGTCGCAAATATGCCGTCCTCGTCTCGGCCGGTATCTTCCTCCTGGGCTGTGCGTTCCAGGAAGTGGCCGACCTGGGCGTATTTTACGCCGGTCGCTTATTTTCCGGAATCGCCATCGGCATGACGTCCATGCTGGCACCACAATACCTGGCCGAGGTGGCACCAAAGTCCATCCGAGGATCCCTGACGACGACGTACAACCTCATGATTGTGACGTGCCTGGCGTTGGCCTTTTGGGTCAACTATGGCGTGTCCATCTGGGCGACAAACAAGCTCGACAATACTGGCTGGCGGTTGGCTTTGGGCATCCAGATGATTCCAGGGGCGGCTTTGTTCATCTTGACATTTT TTGTCCTCGAAAGCCCTCGCGCCCTCATCTCGCGTGGTAAAAAAGACCTCGGCCTCAAAAACATCACCGCCCTCCGAGGCCTCCCCGCCGAGCACCCCTATGTGGCCCGTGAATACATGGAGATCTGCGCTCAGGTCGACGCGGAGCAAGAGTACGCCGTCGGAAACAACTACCTCGTCGTGGCCAAGGACGTCATCACCAACGCCAGCAACCGGCGacgcttcttcttggccgtcATGCTGTTCCTGTTCCACAAGTTCACGGGCACCGACAGCCTCAACTACTTTGCTCCCGACATCTTCAACATGATCGGCGTCCCGTCCGGCTCTTCCAGTCTGCTCACCACAGGCGTGTATGGCTTGGTCAAGATGTTCACGACCCTCGTCTACGTCACCGTCATTGTCGACCGCGTTGGCCGCAGGCTGCCGCTCATGGTCGGCGCGACAATGCAAGCCACGGCCATGCTGTACCTGGCGCTGTACATTCGGTTCGCCgagggcagcggcggcatctCCCAGggtggcagcggcggtggTACGCCGGCCGGCGGCATCGTGGGCATCATCTGGATCTACATCTATGCCTTTGGGTGGTCGTTTGGACACTCGGTCGCGCCGTACGTGGTGGCGGCCGAGATCTTCCCGCCGCGCATCCGCTCCGTGTGCATGGGCATCTGTCTGTTTGTCAACTGGATCGTCGACTACGGCATCACGCTGGCGACTCCCACCATGATGACGCAGCTTGGCTACGGGACGTTTTTGATCTACGCCATGCTCACCTACATTGGCGTCGTGTTTGTGTACTTTTGCCTGCCCGAGCTCAAGGGCAGGAGTATAGAGTCCATGGACGACCTGTTCCAGAGGAGCATCTGGACCATGTGGCGTCATGCGTACCCgaccgaggaggagaaggtgCGCCACGATGTGCAAGACATGATTGTGCAAAAGGAGCAGcagctggccgaggaggaggatgcgAGGAAGAAACAGACGGAGCACATCGAGGCTAGGTAG
- a CDS encoding aryl-alcohol dehydrogenase yields MSTKMEYVRLGNSGLKVSKLIQGCMVFGDPNWQGSPWTLGEEDGMKLLKKAYDLGINTWDTADTYSNGASEVIIGKALKKYQIPRSKVVILSKIFNPVLEDGSRPPSINDGPLVNQMGLSRKHVFKAVDDCLKRLDTDYIDVLQIHRLDRETPPEEIMRALHEVVVSGKVRYIGASSMYTWEFARLQYTAELKGWTKFISMQPFYNLLYREEEREMIPFCNATGVGVIPWSPLARGLLARPAKKEEGAQESLREQTDAKAKKWNESSNPAIIDRVQEVAAKKGVSMAVLATAWVLHKGCAPILGLSTEKRIEEAVEALSVKLTDEELSYLEEEYQPRTVQGITPERRPERRPERRPDT; encoded by the exons ATGTCCACCAAGATGGAGTACGTTCGCCTCGGCAACAGCGGCCTCAAGGTCTCCAAGCTGATCCAAGGGTGCATGGTCTTTGGCGACCCGAACTGGCAGGGCTCGCCCTGGACTCTCGGCGAGGAGGACGGCATGAAGCTGCTCAAAAAGGCCTACGATCTGGGCATCAACACATGGGACACGGCCGACACGTACTCCAACGGGGCGTCCGAGGTGATTATCGGCAAGGCGCTCAAAAAGTACCAGATCCCACGGTCCAAGGTGGTGATCCTGTCCAAGATCTTCAACCCGGTCCTGGAAGACGGCAGCCGGCCTCCCAGCATCAACGACGGACCGTTGGTCAACCAGATGGGCCTGTCGCGCAAGCACGTCTTCAAGGCCGTCGACGACTGCCTGAAGCGTCTCGACACCGACTACATCGACGTGCTGCAGATCCACCGGCTGGACCGCGAGACGCCGCCCGAGGAGATCATGCGCGCCCTGCACGAGGTCGTCGTGTCGGGCAAGGTCCGGTACATTGGCGCGAGCAGCATGTACACGTGGGAGTTTGCCCGCCTGCAGTACACGGCCGAGCTCAAGGGGTGGACAAAGTTTATTTCCATGCAGCCCTTTTACAACCTGCTGTACCGGGAGGAGGAGCGCGAGATGATTCCCTTTTGCAACGCCACCGGAGTCGGCGTCATTCCCTGGTCGCCCCTGGCCAGGGGACTGCTGGCCCGCCCGGCAAAGAAGGAGGAGGGCGCACAGGAGTCGCTGAGGGAGCAGACCGATGCAAAGGCAAAGAAGTGGAACGAGTCCTCGAACCCGGCCATCATTGACCGGGTGCAGGAGGTTGCGGCCAAGAAGGGCGTCAGCATGGCTGTGTTGGCGACGGCGTGGGTGCTGCACAAGGGATGCGCACCGATCCTGGGTCTGAGCACAGAAAAGAGGATTGAGGAGGCTGTGGAGGCATTGAGCGTGAAGCTGACGGATGAGGAGCTGAGCTATTTAGAGGAGGAGTACCAACCCAGGACGGTTCAGGGAAT AACCCCTGAAAGGAGACCTGAAAGGAGACCTGAAAGGAGACCTGACACCTAA